Proteins from a single region of Paraglaciecola sp. T6c:
- a CDS encoding GNAT family N-acetyltransferase encodes MKLAEVSDVHLVQLMSWFDNEAQLTMWSGPNFRYPFTESSFKKDLKLSTLSSYSLLSPQGELLAFGQYYLREKRCHLGRLVVNPVKRGQGIVATLIAKLTVKGKEHLQVNTCSLFVFEDNSNAIHAYQRLGFKQSEYPTDMPLIDCIYMVSDLS; translated from the coding sequence ATGAAATTAGCCGAAGTGAGTGACGTACACCTAGTTCAATTGATGAGCTGGTTTGACAACGAGGCGCAACTAACGATGTGGTCGGGACCGAACTTTCGTTATCCGTTTACCGAATCCTCCTTCAAAAAAGACTTGAAGTTGTCAACGCTCTCATCTTATTCATTGTTATCACCACAAGGAGAGTTGCTGGCATTTGGTCAATATTACTTGCGTGAAAAAAGGTGCCACTTAGGACGATTAGTCGTTAATCCCGTAAAAAGAGGACAAGGCATTGTGGCCACGCTTATTGCGAAATTAACGGTAAAAGGAAAAGAGCATCTACAGGTAAACACCTGCTCACTGTTTGTTTTTGAAGACAATTCCAACGCGATCCATGCTTATCAAAGGTTAGGCTTCAAACAAAGCGAATACCCAACTGATATGCCCCTAATAGACTGCATTTATATGGTTAGCGATTTAAGCTAA
- a CDS encoding MmgE/PrpD family protein: MSDTPVNPLPMSTASIENAPDAIELLLQHIESTGFEDLPASTVNAAKTFILDSIGVGLSGSRVENVAKIKQAVSQWGQGHQAQVWATGEWLPAVSAAAVNGYQIHNQEWDCVHEPAVVHPMAVILSSLVAYAQQHNLSGKQLILGVVIAVDVATLIGECVTSSLKFFRPSICGCLGAAASMSAMLGMKGEALQNALGIAYSQMSGTMQSHVEGSPMLAMQIGINASAAIRAVDMAQAGFAGPKDILQGPYGYFRLFEDSFDIQPLVQKLGREYQIERVSHKPFPTGRAGHGTIDGLQQLQKQHGFSAQDVARVDVYGTPLINKLVGRPIKEGMDASYAKLCNGYIAASALLTGDIGVVDFEAECLQNAERLALGSKVYTHLNAVSDPNALAPVSVSVTLNSGVKHSVELQHVLGSPQNPLGREVQLIKFSAACNSAIVPFNDADIGFLIKRIDQLEQITNINNLVEALVSNR, translated from the coding sequence ATGAGCGATACGCCTGTTAATCCTCTTCCTATGAGCACCGCGTCTATAGAAAATGCTCCTGATGCCATTGAATTATTATTGCAACATATTGAAAGCACGGGCTTTGAAGACTTGCCTGCGTCAACTGTCAACGCGGCGAAGACCTTTATTTTGGACTCCATCGGAGTTGGGTTAAGTGGCTCGCGAGTGGAAAATGTCGCGAAGATAAAACAAGCGGTGAGCCAGTGGGGGCAGGGGCATCAAGCACAAGTGTGGGCCACAGGCGAATGGCTACCTGCGGTGTCAGCTGCAGCCGTAAATGGCTATCAAATTCATAATCAAGAATGGGACTGCGTGCATGAGCCGGCGGTAGTTCACCCAATGGCGGTGATTTTGTCATCACTGGTGGCGTATGCCCAGCAACATAATTTGTCTGGTAAGCAACTGATTTTAGGCGTGGTTATAGCGGTCGATGTGGCCACATTAATCGGTGAGTGTGTCACCTCGAGCTTGAAGTTTTTTCGCCCGTCGATTTGCGGCTGCTTAGGCGCCGCAGCTAGCATGAGTGCCATGCTGGGTATGAAAGGCGAAGCACTGCAAAACGCCCTTGGCATAGCGTACAGCCAAATGAGCGGCACCATGCAATCTCATGTGGAAGGCTCGCCTATGTTGGCTATGCAAATAGGAATCAATGCTTCAGCCGCTATTCGCGCAGTAGATATGGCGCAAGCAGGGTTTGCCGGCCCTAAAGATATTTTGCAAGGCCCCTATGGTTACTTTCGTTTATTCGAAGACAGTTTTGATATCCAGCCTCTGGTGCAAAAACTTGGCCGCGAGTATCAAATAGAGCGTGTCAGTCATAAACCTTTCCCTACTGGGCGCGCCGGCCACGGCACCATTGATGGCTTGCAACAACTGCAAAAACAGCATGGTTTTTCAGCGCAAGATGTTGCCCGCGTTGATGTATACGGTACGCCTTTGATCAACAAATTAGTCGGTCGGCCCATAAAAGAGGGGATGGACGCAAGCTACGCCAAATTGTGTAACGGCTATATTGCCGCCAGCGCATTACTCACCGGTGACATTGGGGTAGTCGATTTTGAAGCTGAGTGTTTACAAAATGCAGAGCGTTTAGCGCTAGGCAGTAAAGTATATACCCACTTAAATGCTGTTAGTGACCCAAATGCGTTAGCGCCTGTCAGTGTGTCAGTAACCTTAAATTCAGGGGTAAAGCACAGTGTTGAATTGCAACACGTATTGGGCAGCCCGCAAAATCCTCTGGGCCGTGAGGTGCAATTAATTAAATTTAGCGCCGCTTGCAACAGCGCCATTGTGCCTTTTAACGATGCTGATATTGGCTTTTTGATAAAACGCATAGACCAACTCGAGCAGATCACGAATATTAATAACTTAGTTGAAGCACTCGTCAGTAATAGGTAA
- a CDS encoding amidase, which produces MDIALLSQDVSTHIALIKDKQISAQELATEQHSFIKRVNSSINAFISYAMPNVEQSASFDKSLFQGICIGVKDNIDVRGFATTAGMATRVGRQAKQDAFVVSRLKQTGVQVMGKLNMHEGALGATNQNEHFGDCHNPHKHGYTPGGSSGGSAAAVASGMVGLSLGTDTMGSVRIPAAYCGIFGFKPSRGAVSNHGTVTCSRVMDNIGPLARSAKDLTLALSVMKAFDEGCAASIDFSAFNRLSYTDNKVLLVPENLEQLGVAPDIAADFATNLTAFTDLGFSIQYFDFSGYDFGAARRAGLLLCEADMRIEHQEDWANNQHKFSGYMRGMLSYIERKSPMDMMQSERVLDNAKVFARQLFKQGCAILMPTVLQRAFAFEEPVPANQADLTSFANQAGLPAVSLPMFSDNPLPAGMQIVGPLGSDNQLLQLAERWQEHTQFRCILPSVD; this is translated from the coding sequence ATGGATATCGCACTGCTCAGCCAAGACGTGAGTACGCATATTGCGCTCATCAAAGATAAACAAATCTCAGCTCAAGAGTTAGCAACCGAGCAACATAGCTTCATCAAACGTGTCAATTCGTCGATAAATGCTTTTATCAGCTACGCCATGCCGAATGTTGAGCAAAGCGCTTCTTTCGATAAGTCCTTGTTTCAAGGGATTTGTATTGGCGTGAAAGACAATATTGATGTACGCGGCTTTGCTACTACAGCAGGCATGGCGACGCGAGTCGGGCGCCAAGCTAAACAAGATGCGTTTGTGGTCAGCCGTTTAAAGCAAACCGGCGTTCAGGTGATGGGCAAGCTTAATATGCACGAGGGCGCGCTTGGCGCCACCAATCAAAACGAGCATTTTGGAGATTGCCACAACCCCCATAAGCATGGCTATACCCCGGGCGGTTCATCTGGCGGTTCAGCCGCTGCGGTGGCCTCTGGTATGGTGGGATTGTCACTGGGTACTGATACCATGGGCTCGGTGCGTATTCCTGCGGCGTATTGCGGTATTTTTGGTTTCAAACCCAGTCGCGGAGCGGTGAGTAATCACGGCACTGTGACGTGCAGCCGAGTAATGGACAATATCGGCCCGCTAGCCCGCTCAGCAAAAGATTTAACCTTAGCGCTCAGTGTGATGAAAGCCTTCGATGAGGGATGTGCGGCATCTATTGATTTCAGCGCATTTAATCGCCTGTCGTACACTGACAATAAAGTATTACTGGTACCTGAGAACTTAGAACAATTAGGCGTTGCACCAGACATCGCTGCTGACTTTGCCACTAATTTAACGGCGTTCACAGACTTAGGGTTTAGTATTCAGTATTTTGATTTTTCAGGATACGACTTTGGCGCAGCCCGCAGAGCGGGTTTGCTGCTGTGCGAAGCCGATATGCGTATTGAACACCAAGAGGATTGGGCCAACAACCAGCACAAATTTTCAGGATATATGCGCGGCATGTTGTCCTATATCGAACGAAAATCTCCTATGGATATGATGCAGTCTGAACGGGTTCTGGATAACGCTAAAGTATTTGCGCGTCAATTGTTCAAACAAGGCTGCGCGATATTGATGCCTACTGTTTTACAACGGGCATTTGCGTTTGAAGAGCCCGTGCCAGCCAATCAAGCCGACTTAACCAGTTTTGCCAATCAAGCGGGCTTGCCGGCGGTGTCTTTACCCATGTTCAGTGATAATCCGTTACCCGCTGGAATGCAAATTGTCGGGCCTTTGGGCAGTGATAATCAACTATTGCAGTTAGCAGAGCGTTGGCAAGAACACACGCAATTTCGCTGTATCTTGCCTAGCGTGGACTAA
- a CDS encoding MmgE/PrpD family protein, with the protein MTLSLSKQLLIDIDQMPINQQDLARAGEHVLDWLACANLGKLSDAGRAYQGLLALDEGGKCSAVGEQKTTMQNAAQHNGALGNVLEMDDIHRSSILHPGPVIIPAALAVAEQMDCTLESFLTAIIKGYELTIRLGEAIGRSHYRYFHNTATCGALGAALASSTILKLSQQQALWAIGNAGSSTGGLWQMRNEKVLTKQWHNAQACHSGVMAAFMAKQNLSGPEYILEGPQGIFNALSDDASPKRILAKQSRWRIYDCSFKPWPACRHAHGAMDVLLEILKEGAIDINDIERVDVGVYQDAQVFCDRLTPQTSLQAKFSIQHALAAILLWGEPQLEHYTQTAFEDKQCSMLRGLINVRVDQHIESAYPQHFGAKCTVAFKNGQQIVRSQQDTLGDPEKPLSQTQRHKKAHMLLSHSGMTEDNIAKLCTFDWSQSAPISSLTALLRPLQSL; encoded by the coding sequence ATGACACTTTCACTCAGCAAACAGCTATTAATTGACATTGATCAAATGCCTATCAACCAGCAAGACCTTGCCCGAGCAGGGGAACATGTGCTGGATTGGTTGGCGTGTGCCAACTTAGGTAAATTGTCTGATGCGGGGCGCGCTTATCAAGGCTTACTCGCCCTCGATGAAGGCGGCAAGTGCTCAGCGGTCGGTGAGCAAAAAACGACTATGCAAAACGCAGCCCAGCACAACGGTGCCCTAGGTAATGTGCTGGAAATGGACGATATTCATCGCAGCTCAATATTGCATCCTGGGCCGGTCATTATCCCGGCGGCGTTGGCGGTTGCTGAGCAAATGGATTGCACACTGGAGTCTTTTTTAACGGCCATCATTAAGGGTTATGAGCTAACCATTCGCCTAGGCGAAGCCATTGGGCGTAGCCATTACCGTTATTTTCATAATACAGCCACCTGCGGTGCGCTTGGCGCCGCGCTTGCGTCGTCTACGATACTTAAATTATCTCAGCAACAAGCACTTTGGGCGATAGGCAATGCGGGCAGTTCTACGGGCGGCTTGTGGCAAATGCGCAATGAGAAGGTCCTCACTAAGCAGTGGCATAATGCACAGGCGTGCCACTCAGGTGTGATGGCGGCGTTTATGGCTAAGCAAAACTTATCTGGTCCTGAATATATTCTTGAAGGCCCTCAGGGGATTTTCAACGCGCTGTCTGATGATGCGTCACCTAAGCGAATTCTCGCTAAGCAATCACGTTGGCGGATATACGATTGCAGCTTTAAGCCTTGGCCGGCGTGTCGCCATGCTCATGGTGCGATGGACGTACTGCTGGAAATACTGAAAGAAGGCGCAATCGATATAAACGATATCGAGCGCGTTGATGTGGGGGTTTATCAAGACGCGCAAGTGTTTTGTGACCGGTTAACCCCACAAACCAGCCTGCAAGCAAAATTCAGCATCCAACACGCCTTGGCCGCTATTTTACTCTGGGGAGAACCTCAACTTGAGCATTACACGCAAACAGCCTTTGAAGACAAACAATGCAGTATGCTGCGCGGGCTTATCAACGTGCGCGTGGATCAGCATATAGAATCGGCGTATCCCCAACATTTTGGCGCTAAGTGCACAGTGGCTTTCAAAAATGGCCAGCAGATTGTGCGCAGTCAGCAAGATACGTTAGGTGACCCCGAAAAGCCTTTGAGTCAAACCCAACGTCATAAAAAAGCGCATATGCTGCTTAGCCATTCTGGTATGACAGAGGACAACATTGCTAAGTTATGCACATTCGATTGGTCACAATCTGCGCCAATTTCCAGTCTTACCGCGCTGCTGCGCCCATTACAGAGTCTTTAG
- a CDS encoding YybH family protein, protein MSDINDIKKVISTWNNGLGCGDIERMIATCDPKVITVNNRQSATVGSQAIRDKYMPRIEMADITSGYDIEQLEVFGDVAVVVGRFYGEVKNKVTGEIGKSEGRLVLVYRRTEDGSWKMILDMDNNYA, encoded by the coding sequence ATGAGTGATATTAATGATATCAAAAAAGTCATAAGCACTTGGAATAATGGCCTGGGCTGCGGCGACATCGAGCGTATGATTGCGACCTGTGATCCAAAGGTCATAACGGTTAATAATCGCCAGTCTGCCACTGTCGGCTCTCAAGCGATAAGAGATAAATATATGCCGCGTATCGAAATGGCCGATATAACGTCTGGTTACGATATTGAGCAGCTAGAAGTTTTTGGTGATGTAGCCGTTGTTGTTGGCCGTTTTTATGGTGAGGTGAAAAACAAAGTCACAGGAGAAATTGGAAAATCTGAAGGGCGCTTAGTCCTAGTTTATCGTCGCACGGAAGATGGCTCATGGAAAATGATACTCGACATGGATAATAACTACGCCTAG
- a CDS encoding LysR family transcriptional regulator codes for MRGANLNDISIFVEVAKANGFRAAAANLNLAAGSVSETIQRLEGKLGVRLIDRTTRKIALTSAGEKLFERSLPALKNLESVLVDLSDDENIISGTLRLSAPRSSSPFFLDEVIAKYGKAYPAVAVAIMYDDSKVDLVTSGIDATIRSQTLLEKETHAVEIGPKLDMALVASPAYLEKHGLPNKPIELTKHEGIRFAFGSTDKLASWEFVDGKGTPYLVEPKPRMIVNDLVSMINFAKTGLGLAYVYRKPAEPFIISGELVTLFDEYVRPLPRYTINYLTKRHMPARLRAFIDIAKTMS; via the coding sequence ATGAGAGGTGCAAACCTAAATGACATTTCGATATTCGTTGAAGTAGCTAAAGCTAATGGTTTTCGCGCAGCTGCTGCAAACCTGAATCTTGCTGCCGGCTCGGTGAGTGAAACCATACAACGACTTGAAGGAAAACTTGGCGTCCGCTTAATCGATAGAACCACACGTAAAATTGCGCTCACCAGCGCAGGGGAAAAGCTCTTTGAAAGGTCACTGCCAGCATTAAAAAATTTAGAAAGTGTTTTGGTTGATTTAAGCGATGATGAAAATATTATTTCAGGCACGTTACGCCTATCAGCCCCGCGAAGCAGCTCGCCGTTTTTCCTCGATGAGGTGATTGCTAAATACGGAAAAGCGTATCCTGCTGTGGCTGTTGCGATAATGTATGATGATAGCAAAGTTGATTTAGTGACATCAGGCATTGACGCTACGATACGCTCTCAAACTCTGCTTGAAAAAGAAACTCATGCAGTAGAAATAGGACCAAAACTAGACATGGCACTCGTCGCTTCTCCTGCTTATTTGGAAAAACATGGGCTGCCTAATAAGCCAATCGAGCTCACTAAACATGAAGGCATCCGTTTTGCGTTTGGCTCAACAGATAAGCTTGCTTCTTGGGAGTTTGTTGATGGGAAGGGCACTCCTTATTTGGTAGAGCCAAAACCTAGAATGATAGTGAATGACTTGGTTTCAATGATTAACTTTGCAAAAACGGGACTTGGTTTGGCGTATGTTTACAGAAAACCTGCGGAACCATTTATCATCTCTGGGGAGTTAGTGACACTTTTTGATGAATATGTCCGGCCGCTACCTCGATACACCATCAATTATTTAACTAAACGCCATATGCCAGCGAGACTTCGTGCGTTTATTGATATTGCTAAAACCATGTCCTGA
- a CDS encoding phenylacetate--CoA ligase family protein, whose amino-acid sequence MNNMVDTAPSTENKAPSRSSGKIKKATYPTYFESFDYNQMLRDYPLGDGVFEQFEGMSKSALKALQNERFMHVVKRAWEIPFYQRIWGNAGVKPEDIQSLDDIEKLPLISKSDIMDSVEQYPPIGDFHGLDGIPPEQRPPLVFHTTSGTTGTPQPLLFGPKSREIQSLLVARSYRFMGLKPAATIQSCYGHGMINGGHYIREAVTKYTNSMFLSAGTGVETRSVQQVNLMKTFGVNVLVGFVDYIKRLADVAKEEGLIPGKDIKIDMIIGHLGMESRESIAKTWGNPELFDWYGVGDTGTIAAEGPDHSGMYVWEDAQYLELLDTDSNEPVAPGETGNMVVTCLYKDDVYPIIRFNTHDITQEVVGENSLNLPFKRIKGFMGRSDNMVKLRGINIYPQGVGPMLDERVEFLGEFICEAVRDASGRDEMIVTAEVSTPLGERDALLPAYADLLKRKIGIEVKVALVGEGELTPLTQVDIRQKPIRLIDSRFK is encoded by the coding sequence ATGAATAATATGGTTGATACCGCACCAAGCACAGAAAACAAAGCCCCTAGTCGTTCTTCAGGGAAGATAAAAAAGGCCACATACCCAACCTATTTCGAATCATTCGATTACAACCAAATGCTGCGTGATTACCCATTGGGGGATGGCGTATTTGAGCAATTTGAAGGGATGAGTAAAAGCGCGCTCAAAGCACTGCAGAACGAGCGTTTTATGCACGTGGTGAAACGCGCCTGGGAGATCCCTTTCTATCAGCGCATTTGGGGCAATGCTGGCGTTAAACCAGAGGATATTCAAAGCCTTGATGATATTGAAAAGCTGCCGCTTATTTCAAAGTCAGACATCATGGACAGTGTGGAGCAGTACCCCCCGATTGGTGATTTTCATGGGCTTGATGGCATACCGCCTGAGCAGCGCCCACCTTTGGTATTTCATACCACGAGCGGTACTACAGGTACGCCGCAACCTTTGTTGTTCGGGCCTAAAAGTCGAGAAATACAGTCTTTGTTAGTGGCGCGCTCGTACCGTTTTATGGGGTTAAAACCCGCAGCTACGATTCAATCTTGCTACGGTCACGGCATGATCAACGGCGGTCACTACATTCGCGAAGCCGTCACTAAATACACTAACTCAATGTTTCTATCAGCTGGCACTGGGGTTGAAACACGCTCGGTACAACAAGTTAATTTAATGAAAACCTTTGGCGTAAACGTGCTGGTTGGGTTTGTTGATTATATAAAGCGCCTAGCAGATGTGGCCAAAGAAGAAGGCTTAATTCCTGGCAAAGACATTAAAATCGATATGATCATTGGTCATTTAGGCATGGAAAGCCGCGAGAGCATCGCTAAAACCTGGGGTAACCCTGAGCTATTCGATTGGTATGGGGTAGGTGACACAGGCACTATCGCCGCAGAGGGACCTGATCACAGCGGCATGTACGTGTGGGAAGATGCCCAGTACTTAGAACTGCTTGATACCGATAGCAACGAGCCGGTAGCGCCCGGTGAAACCGGCAACATGGTGGTAACGTGCCTTTATAAAGACGATGTGTATCCAATTATCCGCTTTAACACCCACGACATCACCCAAGAAGTGGTAGGTGAAAATAGCCTCAATCTGCCGTTTAAGCGCATCAAAGGTTTTATGGGTCGCTCTGACAATATGGTCAAGCTGCGTGGTATTAATATTTATCCTCAAGGCGTTGGACCAATGCTTGACGAGCGAGTTGAGTTTCTGGGGGAATTCATTTGCGAAGCTGTTCGCGATGCGAGCGGACGTGACGAGATGATTGTCACCGCTGAAGTGTCAACTCCCCTTGGTGAGCGAGATGCCTTGCTGCCTGCCTATGCTGATTTGCTGAAGCGTAAAATAGGCATTGAAGTGAAAGTGGCCTTGGTGGGGGAAGGGGAGCTGACCCCATTAACTCAAGTAGATATAAGACAGAAACCTATACGTTTAATCGACAGCAGGTTTAAGTAA
- a CDS encoding GntR family transcriptional regulator has product MTKIKSLPTKHTLPKYQDIGETLISQILAGEYALNSLLPTEKQLCEQFSISRHTAREALRHVEKTGLVERKQGSGTLVKRSTMPEQINQFINSVKDLLAFGQNTRFEVQVSDMIILDEQMAELLDSTAGQECIHIGGVRFEPHDKKPICYSNIYRRPHQDEVDEKLKDTKTAIYAVIEALDDKKIGKIEQQISACLLPEPLASQLGATADSAAMKITRRYYSLSDDDLILVAQSIYPAKRFSFTSVLYPNK; this is encoded by the coding sequence ATGACTAAAATCAAATCGCTACCCACTAAACATACTTTGCCTAAATATCAAGATATTGGGGAAACGTTGATCAGCCAAATTTTAGCCGGTGAATATGCACTCAACTCGCTATTGCCAACTGAAAAACAACTCTGTGAGCAGTTTTCAATCAGCCGCCATACGGCTCGTGAAGCCCTGCGTCATGTAGAAAAGACAGGCCTAGTGGAGCGCAAACAAGGCTCAGGGACCTTGGTAAAACGCAGCACCATGCCCGAGCAAATTAATCAGTTTATTAACTCAGTGAAAGACTTGTTGGCTTTTGGCCAAAATACCCGATTTGAAGTGCAAGTCAGTGACATGATCATCCTTGACGAACAAATGGCTGAGCTACTCGATAGCACAGCGGGGCAAGAATGCATACACATAGGCGGTGTGCGGTTTGAGCCCCATGATAAGAAACCCATCTGTTATTCGAATATCTACCGCCGACCACATCAAGATGAAGTGGATGAAAAACTCAAAGATACCAAAACAGCGATCTACGCTGTGATTGAAGCTTTAGATGATAAAAAAATTGGCAAAATCGAACAGCAAATTTCAGCGTGTCTTCTACCTGAGCCCCTCGCATCACAATTGGGAGCCACGGCAGATTCCGCCGCAATGAAAATTACACGCCGCTACTACTCTTTGAGTGACGACGATTTAATTCTGGTTGCCCAAAGTATTTATCCGGCGAAGCGTTTTAGCTTCACGTCGGTTCTTTATCCCAATAAGTGA